Genomic window (Capsicum annuum cultivar UCD-10X-F1 chromosome 10, UCD10Xv1.1, whole genome shotgun sequence):
CCGATAGCTATGTAATCCATGAGTTCATATCGCTGGCTAATTATGAGGTACTGTTTTGCATCAATAGAACAAAGGTGGTATATCTGAAAAGGTGGAGAAGTCATGGAACCCTCGTAAAGGATATAAACATTGAATGTGGTGGTGGTACACCGCCAATTAGATATTGCATGAGCTTACTGCCTACATACTCTTGTACATTGTTTTATGTGTCATGAAGTCAAAGAAGCATTGGAGAACCTTATAAGAAGGGTTTTATGGCGTATAGATGAGATTAGAGTAGAAGAGGCTGAAAGAAGCACCCTTGATTTGATAACTAGGGGCTTACTGCCCGGCTACTATTTTAGTGAGGCTAGGTAGCCCAAAAAGtgttaattagctactaatactagttttacaATTTAcattattgtagataagtaatctgaaaggaagaaggtcaatttatGGTAATATCCAAATGCGCAACAAGGTATGAAGGTATTTGATTTTTCTACTTCTTTGGTATGAATTCAACACTTTGTGTTATAAAGTAAGCTTTCTAAATGCTCGTGGTAGCAAATGATATGTAGTGGAAGTATATGATTCACCAGTGTATTAATGATTTCATTCCCACTCCTTAGTGTGTTAAAGTACTTCAACATGAGTTTATTACTAGATATATATGCTTACTCCACCAAGTATTAGCATGCAAGGCTTAATTGTTTCATCATTAAAACTTAAACTCTTGTCACTGTATCCTTTATGTGAGTTAATAAGATTCTAGAAGACAAATAGTAGGTATGTTTATTTGCTGAGCACACAATTAGCCTACTTTCCTCCAACTTGCTTCAATTGGTCTATCTAATCATACACCTCATTCTCTCATATGTTTACATGTTCTCTTCATTAGACATCACTCCCATTGTCATTCTCTACAATCTTAGTTCACACACTCCTTAATTATTCCATTGAATAGTTTAAATGTCCCAACTTGGGATGTACATTTGTCCTATGTCAAATCTGTCCATGCGCTTTATTAGTTTCCATGTTTATGTAATCCTTTCATTTGGTATCATTTACCGGGtattttatcatcatatcattGAATAAAGTCCATATCTCTTGGATTGATAAGTTAAATGTCTCCGCTTGATATGtgtttccatttgagctatcaaACGCATATTGTGTCACATAAACTCTTAAGTATTACGTTGGTGTTCAAGCTGATTTCCATGTAGTTGTTACTTCTTTATGTCCATAATCACATATCTCCTACTATATGGTTGGTTGTCCCAAAGCTAACACtatgaccaccaaaataacaatctcaaagattaaagaagtgatgtaaagtaaaTACACTTATATGGTCTAGCATagatttatgggtggtatcccaggggtggaagGAGCACCTAGCATGGGTTGATTccattatcgggtggtatcccagagaTGAAAGGAAAAtctatcatgggtcaatcccgATTTGTAAATTGAAGAGGAACGTATCCCAGGGGTATaatacctagcatgggtcatcctcttttaccactaaTCAGCTCGTCATATGTATCATATGGCTTATAAAGATTATAACGCAAAGAAGAGTAGTAAAGAAAATCATGTAATGTACAGTCTTCTACAAGTGTAAGTAAAGATGGTCGTTCATCcttatctatatatttatatattgatccACGATTTCATTGATTCTTATTTCACGTATGGTtatctcatgccttacatattcagtacattagtttgtactgacgtccctcacgggggaccagCATTCCATGTTGCAGGCATAGGTTCTTAGTTGGTAGATCTCCCTAATAGAAGCACAGGATACTCAGCGGCTGTTGGTGAGgtccaggttgattcggggcctTGCTGAgtttttatcatatatattttgatggttttaCAGTCATGGATttcattagaggctttgtagatacTGTAGAGCAGTCATATGTATTCATAGATTCACATGTCATCTATATCGGTTTGGCTAATTGGTTGGTTTGTACATACAACTTTTTATCAGCGATTTCATTAGTATAGTGATTCATTTTCTcatctagtttatttttatagtatgtgtCCCTGTAGTTATTGTCCGCCTCATCCAGTATTGGGGTGTGACACTCGGGTCGAGTCGTGACATAACTCAATCCATCTTGATCAACATTGTCAAACTTGTAACAACAACGTAGTTGTTTAATTATATACATTGTAATATAACATAGTTTTTGATATTTAAGAAAAGTACCAAGGGCTTTTTGTAGACTTAGCTTCTTTTATCTCTGAATTAGCTTGCGACAAGTCCTAAACTTAATAATACTATGTTTTTCATCCAAACTTGAGATGAATAGAATCCCGTTGCCTTTAATTAGAGGTTTCAGGTTCAAGTTCTGAATATAGAAAAAATTTTATTAAGTAGTGCTTTCAAGTTGTACCTTTGATAGACCTTATGCAGTGTAAATTTGAATTAGTCGAAACGCAATACAAAAATTGAATATAATAGtgataaggaaaataaaattttatgtgtaaTGACATAAAACTTAACTTGAAGTTGAATAATAAAACAGTCAAACCTACCTCTTCCAATGCACAGAGAATCTATAGATATGCCAATAATATCTAGAAAAGTGTGCAAATTGCATGGACATTTGCAATCATTTTGTTTCAAAGTATTGATAGATCAAtacttaatattaaaaaaaaaaaaaaaggggggggggccTTTTGTTGCAGGCACTTGCATTTTTATATCTGCACAAAATGTAgtattagaaataaaatatttcacaGCATTTTGTTACTTCCATAAAATCCAACGTTCATCGTGTCTTGTTTGGTCATGATATTCGATGTCTGCATAAATAATATCCACATAAGTTACATAAGaatctatatattattttatgaaaaataaaaaaattaaaattaaaaaatgaataaagtaaTTCCAATATATTAATTCTTGTGATAGCTTTATTGTATTATTAGTTTCTGCATAATTCTATCAATGGACCAAAGCAGGGTATCCTTCGGCGAGGGGTTCATTCGAATCTCCTTtgacggaaaattatactatttatatatgattaaattatttttttatgtatatataatagatgttgaaccccaTTCGATTTGTTTGTACATTTATTTTTGAATCTCTAgtgaaaatcctggctccgccactagACCAAAGGAACCCTCAATATAAAGGTACTGGAGCAATAATTTCCCTATATATATAGATTTAACATTATACACTAACATAGCCTGTTGGCTCATAATATTCCTTCTTCcttgttcttattttcttctcgTTTTACAATAATGTTTGATGATATTTCTTTCAATGATCTCCAAATTACAGTTGCAACCCTTCTAGCTTTTTCTCTATCAATCATTGTATGGACAAGAAGTTGGAAAAGTACAAAACTGCCCCCGGAAATCCCTGGATCATGGCCAATCATAGGCCATCTCCGAGGTTTTGGTGATGGCGAAAATGTCCCTCTAGCGCGAACATTTGGAAAATTATCTGACCAGTATGGTCCAATATTCACTATTAAGTTAGGTATGTTTCGGTATTGTGTGATCAATAATTGGGAGGCAGCGAAAGATTGCTTCACAATTAATGATAAAGAACTCGCTGCTAGACCTATTAGTCTAGCAGCAGAACATTATGGTTATAATTACGCGAGATTCTCTATGGCTAATTATGGACCATATTATCGTCAAGTGCGAAAACTCGTATTACAAAGTGTTCTTTCTAGTACTAGGCTCGAAAAGGTCAAACATGTACGAATTTCCGAGGTGGAAATTAGCATCAAAGAGCTGTATCGTTCTTGTGGTAATGGTGAAAATTCAAACGCGATTAATATCAGTAAATGGTTCGAGAAATTAACTCTCAATATAATCGTGCAAATGGTTGCTGGCAAGAGATACGTATCTTTGGAGAAAGATGAAGAGGCGCAATGTTTTAGAAGGGCTTTTGCTAAGATAATGTATCTTGCtgggaaatttattttatacgaCGCGATTCCATTCCAGATTTTCAAATATGTGGATTTTCAAGGACATATCAAGACAATGAAGCAAATATACAAGGACTTGGATAACATTCTTCAAAATTGGTTAAATGAACATAtggagaaaaagaaaattgaaggtGATGATAATGAACAAGATTGTATAGATGCAATGCTTTTAGTGACAAAACCTGAAATGTTCAAAGCATATGGTTATTCAAGGGAAACAGTTATCAAGGCTACAGTATTggtatgtaattttttttataaatattctGTGAGAATTACTTCTAAGGTCTATGTGATATCCGTCATCTTGAAAATAAGACAGGTTATATGTGCCACAACAAGTAAAGATAATTTGATTTACCATTACATGTTTATACAAAAAGTGTATATAACTTAAGCTCTAAGTGGATTAGTAACTTAGAAACTAGGATTaatgttatatataattatatactatcAGCATAAAGAATTTTTACATCATCAGGTCAATTTAATCGATTTTAGCAGGTTACTCTTCTATTTTCTAGGTTACAATGTGAAGCTTATAAAAATTTACCTATTATAGCAAGTGGATTACACCTCTACAACAGGTAAAGATAATCTGATTTGCGGTTACATGTTTATACAAAAAGTGTATATAACTTAAGTGGATTAGTAACTTAGAAACTAGGATTGACGTTATATATACTGTCAG
Coding sequences:
- the LOC107854582 gene encoding xanthotoxin 5-hydroxylase CYP82C4 — protein: MFDDISFNDLQITVATLLAFSLSIIVWTRSWKSTKLPPEIPGSWPIIGHLRGFGDGENVPLARTFGKLSDQYGPIFTIKLGMFRYCVINNWEAAKDCFTINDKELAARPISLAAEHYGYNYARFSMANYGPYYRQVRKLVLQSVLSSTRLEKVKHVRISEVEISIKELYRSCGNGENSNAINISKWFEKLTLNIIVQMVAGKRYVSLEKDEEAQCFRRAFAKIMYLAGKFILYDAIPFQIFKYVDFQGHIKTMKQIYKDLDNILQNWLNEHMEKKKIEGDDNEQDCIDAMLLVTKPEMFKAYGYSRETVIKATVLSMILDGSDTTAVHLTWIISLLLNNPRVMKHAQEEIDNKVGKNRWIEESDIKDLVYLQAIVKEALRLYPPAPLLVPHEAVEDCIVAGYNIPKGTRLFPNAWKIQRDPRIYSEPDKFMPERFLNEHLNVDARGQHFEFIPFGSGRRSCPGINFATQVAHLIIGRLIQGFNFDTPSNLPVDMSEGQGITMPKAKSVDVVITPRLNSTLYEL